Proteins from one Mucilaginibacter jinjuensis genomic window:
- a CDS encoding DUF2892 domain-containing protein: MSNIVRLVIACVVLGAAIAMSAFGLWGWGILVLLIGGIILLSFFFNENMIIAQFYLRKENNEESEKWLLKIKDYEKELWKNQWGYYNLLIGLIESRRAPMKSEKYFKKALSLGMKMSHNTALAKLSLAGISMAKRNKREAQQYLTEATKEDKNKLLAEQIKMMKGQLAQMDKQVQRGYRNY; this comes from the coding sequence ATGTCAAATATTGTTAGGCTTGTTATAGCCTGTGTTGTGCTCGGAGCTGCTATTGCCATGAGCGCATTCGGTCTCTGGGGATGGGGAATCTTAGTGCTTTTAATCGGTGGTATCATTTTGTTAAGCTTCTTCTTTAACGAAAACATGATCATCGCGCAATTTTACCTGCGTAAAGAAAACAACGAAGAATCTGAAAAATGGTTGTTGAAGATTAAAGATTACGAGAAAGAATTATGGAAAAACCAGTGGGGGTACTATAACCTGCTGATTGGTTTGATCGAATCGCGCAGGGCGCCGATGAAATCTGAAAAATACTTTAAGAAAGCCTTGTCGCTAGGCATGAAAATGTCGCACAATACTGCACTGGCTAAATTAAGCCTGGCAGGTATTTCAATGGCCAAACGTAACAAGCGCGAGGCGCAGCAATATTTAACAGAAGCAACCAAAGAAGATAAAAACAAGCTGTTGGCAGAGCAGATAAAAATGATGAAAGGCCAGCTTGCTCAAATGGACAAACAGGTACAACGCGGCTACCGTAATTACTAA
- a CDS encoding sugar O-acetyltransferase, which produces MKSEKQKMLDGEAYLANDPELVKGRTNAKKLLHRLNVTEYLFNDAAKEIVKELIPNAGEGLYIEPPFHCDYGYNIKVGTNVYFNVNCVVLDVCKVNLGSNVFFAPAVQIYTAAHPLNAIERRNTEFGKPVTIGDDCWIGGNTVICPGVTIGNRCVIGAGSVVTKDIPDNSLAVGNPAKVIRHL; this is translated from the coding sequence ATGAAATCAGAAAAACAAAAAATGCTCGATGGCGAAGCCTACCTTGCCAATGATCCCGAACTGGTAAAAGGGCGTACCAATGCTAAGAAATTACTTCATAGACTAAACGTTACCGAGTATTTGTTTAATGATGCCGCTAAAGAGATTGTTAAAGAACTGATCCCCAACGCAGGCGAAGGTTTATACATCGAACCACCTTTCCACTGCGATTATGGGTATAATATCAAAGTAGGTACCAATGTATATTTCAATGTAAACTGCGTGGTGCTTGATGTTTGTAAAGTAAACCTCGGCAGCAATGTGTTCTTCGCCCCTGCTGTGCAAATCTATACTGCTGCCCATCCCCTGAATGCCATAGAGCGCCGCAATACCGAATTTGGCAAACCCGTTACTATTGGTGATGACTGCTGGATAGGCGGCAACACGGTAATTTGTCCGGGCGTTACCATTGGTAACCGCTGCGTTATTGGTGCGGGGTCTGTAGTTACTAAAGATATCCCTGATAATTCATTGGCGGTTGGTAACCCCGCAAAGGTGATCAGGCATTTATAA
- a CDS encoding metal-dependent transcriptional regulator, with amino-acid sequence MQTFTEENYLKTIYKLSAEDASVTTNQLAATLQTKAASVTDMLKKLAEKKLIDYVPYYGVTLTEIGKKIAVDVVRKHRLWEYFLVEKLNFKWDEVHEMAEELEHISSVELIDRLDQFMGYPAYDPHGDPIPDKHGRMKQQEFKPISQLGVGESGVISGVREHSPAFLQYLEKLNLMLGNQVKVIEILAYDQSVVLTVNQSENRISIGKEAAKNILISA; translated from the coding sequence ATGCAAACCTTTACAGAAGAGAATTACCTTAAAACCATTTACAAGCTATCTGCCGAAGATGCCTCGGTTACCACTAACCAACTGGCTGCTACTCTGCAAACTAAGGCAGCCTCGGTTACCGATATGCTAAAGAAACTGGCCGAGAAGAAACTGATTGATTACGTACCCTACTATGGCGTAACCCTTACCGAAATCGGCAAAAAAATAGCAGTTGATGTGGTACGCAAGCACCGTTTATGGGAATATTTTTTGGTAGAAAAACTCAATTTTAAGTGGGACGAGGTGCACGAAATGGCCGAAGAACTGGAACATATTTCATCGGTTGAGTTGATTGACCGCCTCGACCAGTTTATGGGCTACCCTGCTTATGACCCCCACGGCGACCCCATCCCCGACAAGCATGGCCGCATGAAACAACAGGAGTTCAAACCTATTAGCCAGTTAGGTGTTGGTGAAAGCGGAGTGATCTCCGGCGTGCGCGAGCACTCCCCTGCCTTTTTGCAATACCTCGAAAAATTGAACCTGATGCTGGGCAACCAGGTTAAGGTGATTGAAATTTTGGCTTACGACCAATCAGTGGTATTAACAGTTAATCAATCAGAAAACAGGATCAGCATCGGTAAAGAGGCTGCCAAAAATATTTTAATAAGCGCATGA
- the priA gene encoding replication restart helicase PriA, whose product MLEFAETYNAGRKTLFVEVILPLAIAKNYTYRVPFELNDVVAIGKRVVVQFGKSKLYTAIIAGISEHAPEKYEAKYLMDVLDEQPVVTDVQLGFWQWMANYYLCNTGEVMNAALPSALKLASETKIVLNKDYEIDRSSLNDKEYLIVDALDIQPELTVSDIAKLLGQKTVMPILKLMFEKNLIMISETVNERYKPRKRTFIKLNPFYQGEQMQELFEILEKRAPKQADVVLAYINLSRGGKKVSKPDLIEASGASSAVIKALVEKEILIAEDVNVSRLFFENDTDPELTAVLSEEQEGVLNSIREQFTQKDVVLLHGITSSGKTQLYIKLIEEMIAAGRQVLYLLPEIALTTHIIERLRRYFGESIGVYHSRFNDQERVEVWQKVLDGSYKIVLGARSSVFLPFADLGLIVVDEEHETSYKQFDPAPRYNARDAAIYLGAMYKGKVLLGSATPSIESYYNAQSGKFGFAELKTRYGGVEMPQIEVVNIAEELKKKTMQSHFTSVLMEDMQQAIERKEQIILFQNRRGYAPVMMCKTCAYTPKCINCDVSLTYHKHSGKMHCHYCGYKEDSPSTCPACGSAHLEYKGFGTEKVEDELTMLLPEARIMRMDLDTTRAKNAFQNIMNDLEEKRLDILVGTQMVAKGLDFADVTVIGIINADSLLKYPDFRANERSFQMLAQVSGRAGRRGKQGKVVIQTYDPSHRVIQQVIDNDYAELYKNEIDERKSFKYPPFYRMIQLDIKHKDPDILYQQAEYLGAELRKHFGDRVIGPEYPLVSRIRNFYIKSIMLKFERDTDSLNKAKDIIRNVMLQFQTTKLSKGSVVQPDVDPY is encoded by the coding sequence ATGCTCGAATTTGCGGAAACATACAACGCTGGCCGTAAAACGCTTTTCGTCGAGGTAATTTTACCCTTGGCCATTGCCAAAAACTATACTTACCGCGTGCCGTTTGAATTGAACGACGTGGTGGCTATAGGCAAGCGTGTAGTGGTGCAATTTGGTAAAAGCAAGCTGTACACGGCCATTATTGCCGGTATAAGCGAGCATGCGCCCGAAAAGTACGAAGCAAAATATCTGATGGATGTGCTGGATGAGCAGCCTGTGGTTACCGATGTTCAGCTTGGTTTTTGGCAATGGATGGCCAATTACTACCTCTGCAACACTGGCGAGGTAATGAATGCCGCCCTGCCATCAGCCCTGAAACTGGCAAGCGAAACCAAAATTGTACTCAATAAAGATTACGAGATAGATCGCTCATCGCTCAATGATAAAGAATACCTGATTGTTGATGCGCTCGACATTCAGCCCGAATTAACGGTTAGTGATATAGCCAAACTTCTCGGACAAAAAACGGTAATGCCGATCCTGAAACTGATGTTCGAGAAGAACCTCATCATGATTTCGGAAACGGTTAACGAGCGTTACAAACCCCGTAAGCGTACTTTTATTAAGCTCAATCCTTTTTACCAGGGTGAACAAATGCAGGAACTTTTTGAAATCCTGGAGAAACGTGCGCCTAAACAGGCGGATGTAGTGCTGGCTTATATTAATCTATCCCGTGGCGGTAAAAAGGTATCGAAACCAGATCTGATCGAGGCTTCGGGAGCAAGTTCGGCAGTAATTAAGGCTTTGGTAGAGAAAGAGATTTTGATTGCTGAAGATGTTAACGTGAGCCGACTGTTCTTCGAAAATGATACCGACCCCGAGCTTACCGCTGTTTTAAGCGAGGAGCAAGAAGGCGTGTTAAACAGCATTCGCGAGCAATTTACGCAAAAGGATGTGGTGCTGCTACATGGTATTACTTCATCGGGCAAAACACAACTATATATTAAATTGATTGAGGAAATGATAGCCGCGGGCAGGCAGGTGCTTTACCTGTTGCCGGAGATTGCCCTCACCACACATATTATTGAACGCCTGCGCCGTTATTTCGGCGAATCGATAGGTGTATACCATTCCCGTTTTAACGACCAGGAACGGGTAGAGGTTTGGCAAAAGGTGCTGGACGGCAGCTATAAAATTGTACTCGGTGCGCGCTCGTCTGTCTTTCTGCCATTTGCAGATCTTGGGCTGATTGTGGTTGATGAGGAGCACGAAACATCGTACAAACAATTTGACCCGGCACCGCGCTACAACGCGCGTGACGCGGCTATTTACTTAGGTGCGATGTATAAAGGTAAAGTGTTGTTGGGTTCGGCCACGCCATCCATAGAATCGTACTATAATGCCCAGAGTGGCAAGTTTGGTTTTGCGGAACTGAAAACGCGTTACGGTGGTGTAGAAATGCCGCAGATTGAAGTAGTAAACATTGCCGAAGAACTGAAAAAGAAAACCATGCAGTCGCACTTTACGAGTGTGCTGATGGAGGATATGCAGCAGGCCATTGAACGGAAAGAGCAAATTATCCTGTTCCAGAATCGTCGTGGTTATGCGCCGGTAATGATGTGTAAAACCTGTGCTTACACGCCCAAATGTATCAATTGCGATGTAAGTTTAACCTACCACAAACATAGCGGCAAAATGCACTGCCATTATTGCGGATACAAAGAAGATAGCCCAAGTACTTGCCCGGCCTGTGGTTCGGCCCATTTAGAATATAAAGGTTTTGGTACCGAAAAGGTAGAAGATGAACTGACTATGCTTTTACCAGAAGCCCGCATTATGCGCATGGACCTGGATACTACCCGTGCCAAAAATGCCTTCCAGAATATTATGAATGACCTGGAAGAAAAACGGCTGGATATACTTGTCGGCACGCAAATGGTGGCTAAGGGATTGGATTTTGCAGATGTTACGGTTATCGGGATCATCAATGCCGACAGCCTGTTGAAATACCCCGACTTTCGTGCCAATGAACGCAGTTTCCAAATGTTGGCGCAAGTAAGCGGCAGGGCGGGGCGTAGAGGTAAGCAAGGTAAGGTGGTGATACAGACTTATGACCCTAGTCACCGCGTAATACAGCAGGTGATTGATAATGATTATGCCGAACTCTACAAAAACGAGATCGACGAGCGGAAGAGCTTTAAGTACCCGCCGTTCTATCGTATGATCCAGCTCGACATCAAACACAAAGATCCCGATATACTTTACCAGCAGGCTGAATATTTAGGTGCTGAACTCCGTAAGCATTTTGGTGACCGGGTAATCGGCCCCGAGTATCCACTGGTGAGCCGTATCCGTAACTTCTATATCAAATCTATCATGCTGAAGTTTGAGCGCGATACAGATTCGCTGAATAAGGCTAAGGATATTATCCGCAATGTGATGCTGCAGTTTCAAACTACTAAGCTCAGCAAAGGCAGTGTGGTGCAGCCTGATGTTGATCCGTATTAA
- a CDS encoding protein-L-isoaspartate(D-aspartate) O-methyltransferase, producing MAYKFIDNYREKGARKRLVDILAKKGIDDERVLHAIGKVPRHYFFDETFWNQAYKDIAFPIGEGQTISQPYTVAYQTQLLHVNKNDKVLEIGTGSGYQTCILLELGANVYTIERQEKLYERTKQVLPYMGYKPNFFLGDGSRGIEAHAPYDKIIVTAGAPTVPEILLKQLKVGGLLIIPVGSESEQKMVTILKVAENDYEKVVLDTFRFVPLVGDKAW from the coding sequence ATGGCCTACAAGTTTATAGACAATTATCGCGAAAAGGGTGCCCGTAAAAGGCTGGTTGATATTTTAGCAAAAAAAGGCATTGATGACGAGCGGGTGCTGCACGCCATTGGCAAGGTGCCCCGCCACTACTTTTTCGACGAAACTTTCTGGAACCAGGCTTACAAAGATATTGCCTTCCCGATAGGCGAAGGTCAAACGATATCGCAGCCCTATACAGTTGCTTATCAAACTCAATTACTGCACGTTAATAAAAACGATAAGGTGTTGGAAATAGGTACTGGCTCGGGCTACCAAACCTGTATCCTGCTGGAGCTTGGTGCCAATGTTTATACCATAGAACGGCAGGAGAAGCTCTACGAGCGAACCAAGCAGGTATTACCTTACATGGGTTACAAACCGAATTTCTTTCTAGGAGATGGCTCGAGAGGGATAGAAGCACACGCGCCTTACGACAAGATCATCGTAACCGCCGGTGCCCCAACCGTGCCCGAAATATTATTAAAACAATTAAAAGTTGGCGGACTGCTTATTATCCCCGTAGGTAGCGAAAGCGAACAAAAGATGGTGACGATTCTCAAAGTAGCTGAGAATGACTATGAGAAAGTCGTTTTGGATACTTTTAGGTTTGTGCCCTTGGTAGGGGATAAGGCGTGGTGA
- the ung gene encoding uracil-DNA glycosylase, with product MAIDLEPSWLEVLHDEFEKPYMQKLREFLKKEKENGARIYPKNADIFNAFNKTPFDKVKVVILGQDPYPGDHQAHGLSFSVQKGIAIPKSLQNIYKELTTDIPGFTYPTHGNLEEWASQGILLLNATLTVRAGESASHQKMGWEIFTDEVIRKLSEKRKGIVFILWGNYAQSKTDLIDQTKHHIIKSVHPSPLSVARGFYGSKPFSKANDYLIKEGEKPIDWQIH from the coding sequence ATGGCGATAGATCTGGAACCCTCATGGCTCGAAGTTTTGCACGATGAATTTGAAAAACCGTATATGCAAAAACTACGCGAATTTTTAAAAAAAGAGAAAGAAAACGGTGCCCGCATATACCCCAAAAATGCAGATATTTTTAATGCTTTCAACAAAACACCCTTCGATAAAGTAAAGGTGGTAATCCTGGGCCAGGATCCCTACCCAGGCGATCATCAGGCTCATGGCTTGTCGTTCTCGGTACAGAAAGGTATTGCCATCCCCAAATCGCTCCAAAACATTTATAAAGAGCTTACAACAGATATACCCGGCTTTACCTACCCCACACACGGTAACCTCGAAGAATGGGCCAGCCAGGGTATACTGCTGCTAAATGCCACGCTAACCGTTCGTGCAGGCGAATCGGCATCGCATCAAAAAATGGGTTGGGAAATATTTACAGATGAAGTGATCCGCAAACTGTCAGAAAAACGAAAAGGTATTGTGTTTATTCTCTGGGGTAACTACGCCCAATCAAAAACCGATTTAATAGATCAAACCAAGCATCATATTATTAAATCGGTACACCCATCACCACTATCCGTAGCACGGGGTTTCTATGGTTCTAAACCATTCTCGAAAGCAAATGATTATTTAATAAAAGAGGGAGAGAAGCCGATTGACTGGCAGATACACTGA
- a CDS encoding Lrp/AsnC family transcriptional regulator, which yields MAAELDKIDLQILKILQENGRITNLQLSNEIGLSPAPTLERVRKLENAEYIKSYHALVDEEKLGLGIKTFIQISLDFHKNNTIQIFLDEIQKIKEVTECHHVTGQCDFLLKCYVRDIKSYEQLIMEKISRISVVKTFQTMMIMSTSKKEPIVPLEY from the coding sequence ATGGCAGCAGAATTAGATAAAATAGATTTACAGATATTAAAGATATTACAGGAAAACGGCAGAATTACTAACCTGCAGCTATCGAATGAGATTGGTTTATCGCCGGCACCAACCCTGGAGCGTGTGCGGAAATTGGAGAACGCCGAGTACATTAAAAGTTACCACGCGTTGGTGGATGAGGAGAAGTTGGGACTAGGTATCAAAACCTTTATCCAGATCTCTCTAGATTTCCACAAGAATAATACCATCCAGATTTTCTTAGATGAGATCCAGAAAATTAAGGAAGTAACCGAGTGCCATCACGTAACCGGTCAATGCGATTTTCTGTTGAAGTGTTACGTGCGCGATATTAAATCGTACGAGCAACTGATCATGGAAAAGATCAGCCGCATCAGTGTGGTTAAAACCTTCCAAACCATGATGATCATGTCGACTAGTAAAAAGGAACCGATAGTACCTTTGGAGTATTAA
- a CDS encoding Nramp family divalent metal transporter, which yields MSESLSNVHSSVATDKVGWRKFLSFLGPAYLICVGYMDPGNWATDLAAGSQFGYKLIWVLLLSNLVALLLQSLSARLGIVRGLDLAQASKHAYNRFINFCLFILAQIAIVACDLAEIIGMAIGLNLLFGLPMIWGVSLTLLDTLLLLFLMNKGMRKLEGFIVSLIFIVGLSFLTEMFIAKPDVHEIAKGFIPHALSGSALYIAIGIIGATVMPHNLYLHSSLVQTRKIERTDEGIRTAIKFNIWDTSIALNLAFFVNAAILILAASAFFTKGFHQVAEIQDAYKLLEKIFGSMAPTLFAIALIASGQSSTITGTLAGQIVMEGHINLRIAPWLRRLLTRLLAIIPAYFTLLYAGTDALGHLLVLSQVVLSLQLGFAVIPLIHFTSDKVRMGKFVINKWVKAIAWIFAVMIVGLNVQLVIQQLGDWSSSGSVSPLILDTVIVPVIIAIGVLLVYVTLRPFFYKTPDKPNNVPHGIASAIHEIDRINYKHIGVSLDFSKNDWESIRHGVMQGGKDARYTLIHVVETAGAKYHGTDVMDMETQSDADNLQTYADELRTLGYDAHARIGYGSTSTGIADVVKAEKVDFLVMGSHGHKFLKDLIFGTTVNEVRHKVKVPVLIVKPLPK from the coding sequence ATGAGCGAATCTCTAAGCAATGTACACAGTTCGGTAGCCACTGATAAAGTTGGCTGGCGTAAGTTTTTATCTTTTCTGGGCCCGGCCTATTTAATCTGCGTTGGCTACATGGACCCAGGCAATTGGGCAACAGATCTGGCGGCAGGTAGCCAGTTTGGATATAAGTTGATATGGGTACTGTTATTATCCAACCTCGTAGCCTTGCTACTACAGTCATTAAGTGCCCGTTTGGGTATTGTACGGGGTTTAGATCTGGCGCAGGCATCCAAACATGCTTATAACCGTTTTATTAACTTTTGCCTGTTCATCCTTGCACAGATAGCCATTGTAGCCTGTGATCTGGCCGAGATTATTGGTATGGCCATTGGTTTAAACTTGTTGTTTGGTTTACCGATGATCTGGGGTGTTTCGCTAACCTTGCTGGATACCCTGCTCCTGCTTTTCCTGATGAATAAGGGCATGCGCAAGCTCGAAGGCTTTATTGTGTCGTTGATTTTTATTGTTGGCCTATCATTCCTCACAGAGATGTTTATTGCCAAGCCCGATGTGCATGAGATAGCCAAGGGCTTTATCCCGCATGCTTTATCGGGCAGCGCCTTGTATATTGCCATTGGTATTATTGGGGCTACGGTAATGCCGCACAACCTGTACCTGCACTCGTCCCTTGTACAAACCCGCAAAATTGAGCGGACTGATGAGGGTATCAGAACCGCCATCAAATTCAACATTTGGGACACATCTATTGCACTTAACCTTGCTTTCTTTGTCAACGCAGCCATATTGATACTGGCCGCAAGCGCATTCTTCACCAAAGGTTTTCACCAGGTAGCCGAGATCCAGGATGCTTATAAATTACTGGAGAAAATCTTCGGCAGTATGGCACCAACATTATTTGCCATCGCGCTGATTGCCTCGGGACAAAGTTCTACCATCACGGGTACGCTGGCCGGTCAGATTGTAATGGAGGGGCACATTAACCTGCGTATTGCGCCTTGGCTGCGCCGTCTGTTAACACGTTTATTGGCTATTATCCCGGCCTATTTCACTTTGCTATATGCGGGAACAGATGCTTTAGGCCATCTACTGGTATTAAGCCAAGTGGTATTGAGTTTACAGTTGGGGTTCGCCGTAATTCCGTTGATCCACTTTACATCTGATAAAGTACGGATGGGCAAATTTGTGATTAACAAATGGGTAAAAGCCATCGCCTGGATTTTTGCGGTAATGATTGTAGGCTTAAACGTGCAACTGGTAATACAGCAATTGGGCGACTGGAGTAGCTCCGGCTCGGTATCACCATTAATTTTAGATACTGTAATTGTGCCGGTTATTATCGCCATTGGTGTACTACTTGTTTACGTAACACTTCGTCCGTTCTTTTACAAAACACCTGATAAGCCTAATAATGTACCGCACGGCATTGCCAGTGCCATACATGAGATTGACAGAATTAATTACAAACACATTGGCGTATCACTTGATTTTTCGAAGAACGATTGGGAATCCATCCGCCACGGTGTAATGCAAGGCGGTAAAGATGCCCGCTATACTTTAATCCACGTGGTGGAAACTGCCGGTGCCAAATACCACGGAACCGATGTAATGGACATGGAAACCCAGAGCGATGCCGATAACCTGCAAACTTATGCCGACGAATTGCGTACTTTAGGTTATGATGCCCATGCGCGGATCGGTTACGGCTCAACTTCTACCGGTATTGCCGATGTGGTGAAGGCAGAAAAGGTAGATTTCCTGGTGATGGGATCGCACGGACATAAATTTTTAAAGGATTTGATTTTCGGCACAACCGTTAATGAAGTCCGTCACAAGGTAAAGGTGCCGGTTTTAATTGTGAAACCTCTACCTAAATAA
- the smpB gene encoding SsrA-binding protein SmpB — MAQDLYIKNKKAYFEYHVLDEYVAGLKLLGTEIKSIREGKANLNDAFCTFIDNQLYIRNLHIAEYSHGSFYNHEAKRDRVLLLNKKELKKLKTRTEEKGFTIIPLAIFISERGFAKLKIALAQGKKTFDKRETLKERDTKVEMDRAMKR, encoded by the coding sequence ATGGCTCAAGACTTATATATAAAAAATAAAAAGGCATATTTTGAATACCACGTACTGGACGAGTACGTAGCCGGACTAAAACTGCTTGGAACCGAGATTAAATCGATCCGAGAGGGAAAGGCTAATTTGAATGACGCTTTCTGTACTTTCATAGATAATCAGTTATACATCCGTAACCTGCACATTGCAGAGTACTCGCACGGTTCGTTCTACAACCACGAAGCCAAGCGCGACCGTGTATTGCTACTCAATAAAAAAGAACTCAAGAAACTCAAAACCCGCACCGAAGAAAAGGGCTTTACCATTATCCCATTGGCCATTTTCATCAGCGAACGTGGTTTCGCCAAACTAAAAATTGCTTTAGCCCAGGGTAAAAAGACTTTTGATAAACGTGAAACGCTGAAAGAGCGTGATACGAAGGTGGAGATGGATAGGGCGATGAAACGCTAA
- the lysS gene encoding lysine--tRNA ligase codes for MSIADLSEQEIYRRKSLQDLRALGIEPYPAEAYNVNAWAQDIKDNFNSNPDAYQQVQLAGRIMTRRIMGNASFLELQDSTGRIQVYLKRDDICPGEDKTLYNNVFKKLLDLGDYIGIKGYVFLTQTGEISVHTQEMTVLAKSLKPLPIVKRDEDGNTFDGFTDPELRYRQRYVDLTVNPDFKQIFLKRTKVISTMRNYFNEQGWIEVETPILQPVHGGAAARPFATHHNTLDMPLFLRIANELYLKRLIVAGFDGVYEFGKMFRNEGMDRTHNPEFTSMEIYVAYKDYIWMMEMVETCLERIAIAVNGTAIAQVGDKQINFTGPYEKLSMYDSILKYTGIDVSLMDEAALRQTCRDLAIEVDQTMGKGKLIDEIFGAKVEANLIQPTYITDYPVEMTPLAKKHRTKEGLVERFELFVNGKEIANAYSELNDPIDQRQRLEDQLILAGRGDDEAMAMDEDFLRALEYGMPPTSGLGIGIDRLVMMLTNQSTIQEVLFFPQMRPEKKAKVVTIDDFVEIGVPAEWVPVVNKMGFNTVEELKAANPNKVFNDLGGMRKKLKLEIAIPAKEDVMAWFN; via the coding sequence ATGAGTATTGCAGACTTATCTGAGCAGGAAATTTATCGTCGCAAATCGTTGCAAGATCTTCGCGCCCTGGGCATTGAGCCCTACCCGGCCGAAGCTTACAATGTAAATGCCTGGGCTCAGGATATTAAGGATAATTTTAACAGCAACCCGGATGCTTACCAACAGGTACAGCTTGCCGGCCGTATCATGACCCGCCGTATTATGGGTAATGCCTCTTTCTTAGAGTTGCAGGACTCAACCGGCCGCATACAGGTTTACCTGAAGCGCGATGATATTTGCCCCGGAGAAGATAAAACGCTTTACAATAACGTATTTAAAAAGCTATTAGATTTAGGCGATTATATCGGCATTAAAGGCTATGTGTTTTTAACCCAAACAGGCGAAATTTCTGTACACACACAGGAAATGACCGTTTTGGCTAAATCACTAAAACCGCTGCCTATTGTTAAACGCGATGAGGACGGCAATACCTTCGATGGTTTTACCGACCCTGAACTGCGTTATCGCCAGCGTTATGTGGATTTAACGGTTAACCCCGATTTTAAACAGATCTTCTTAAAACGCACCAAGGTGATCAGCACCATGCGTAATTATTTTAACGAGCAGGGCTGGATTGAGGTTGAAACTCCTATTCTACAACCTGTACATGGTGGCGCGGCTGCAAGGCCTTTCGCTACGCACCATAACACGTTGGATATGCCGCTGTTTTTGCGCATTGCCAATGAGCTATATTTGAAACGTTTGATCGTTGCCGGTTTTGATGGTGTGTATGAGTTCGGTAAAATGTTCCGTAACGAGGGTATGGACCGCACGCACAACCCGGAATTTACATCGATGGAAATCTATGTAGCCTATAAAGACTATATCTGGATGATGGAGATGGTTGAAACCTGCCTGGAGCGTATTGCCATTGCCGTTAACGGTACTGCTATTGCACAGGTTGGCGACAAACAGATCAACTTCACCGGTCCGTATGAAAAGCTGTCGATGTATGATTCGATCCTGAAATATACCGGTATCGATGTATCATTGATGGATGAGGCGGCTTTACGCCAAACCTGTCGTGATTTGGCCATTGAAGTTGACCAAACCATGGGTAAAGGTAAACTGATCGATGAGATCTTCGGTGCTAAGGTTGAGGCTAACTTAATCCAGCCAACCTATATTACCGATTACCCGGTTGAGATGACACCACTTGCTAAAAAGCACCGTACCAAAGAAGGTTTGGTTGAGCGTTTCGAACTGTTTGTAAACGGTAAAGAGATTGCGAATGCTTATTCTGAGTTGAATGATCCGATTGATCAACGCCAGCGTCTGGAAGATCAGCTGATCTTAGCCGGTCGTGGTGATGACGAGGCTATGGCAATGGACGAAGACTTCTTACGTGCCTTAGAATACGGTATGCCGCCAACGTCAGGCCTGGGTATTGGTATCGACCGTTTGGTAATGATGCTGACTAACCAGAGCACCATCCAGGAAGTATTATTTTTCCCGCAGATGCGCCCTGAGAAAAAAGCTAAAGTAGTTACTATTGATGATTTTGTTGAAATTGGTGTACCTGCCGAGTGGGTGCCTGTGGTAAACAAAATGGGCTTTAATACTGTTGAAGAATTGAAAGCAGCCAACCCTAACAAAGTATTTAACGACTTAGGCGGTATGCGCAAAAAACTGAAACTGGAAATTGCAATACCTGCAAAAGAAGATGTGATGGCTTGGTTTAACTAA